The stretch of DNA TTCGAGGATTTCGTCCTTGCTCCAGCGGCGTTCCAGCTTCAGCGCCGCGGCGACCTGCCCGAGCTTCTGCCGGAGGGAGCGTCCCCCGCCGTGCATGGCGAGCCGCGGATCGAGCAGCGCCGCCAGCTGCATGGTGATCGTGCTGGCCCCGCGCCTGTGGCCGCCGACCGTCCCCCATGCCGCTGCGGCCATGGCCCGCCAGTCCACGCCGTGGTGGCGATAAAAGCGCCGATCTTCCGCGGCGACGACGGCCTTCAGCAAGGCCGGGGAAAACGTCGTTGACAACATCCAGGGTTTGCGGCGGGCGGAAAAATCCACCCGCTGCTCGTGGATGACCTCGCCGTTGCGATCCAGCAGATAGGCTTCGGACGGAATCCATTCAGCCTTGACGGTTTGGAACTCGGGGATGGAGGCTTCCGGGAAACTTGGTAAAACGATGGCGATGGCCGAGAGTACCAGCAGGGCGATACCCATGAGCCAACGAGTGGGGTGGCGGGACATGCTTGGCTTCGATTCGGCAGCTCTTCGAGCCGCTATCGTCCTCGCCGGGGGGCGTTTCCAGGACATTGGTGCGGTCGGCGGCGCCTGGACAAGGCGGCCCTGACCGCAAGATTCGAGCACTTGCTGAGGGTCATGACAGGGAAGGATTGGCGGAAATTCGCAGTCGGTCGGCGGGAAAACCGAGGAGGGATGAACCCTGTCTTACGTCACGATAAGGCCGAGACCCAACGCTTCCGCCGACGCTGGCCATTTCGGCCAAGGTCCAGGCTTGAAACCATCAGCTTGCGTTGGCGTAGCCCCTTGGGCGACCCGGGTGCGCAAATCGGACCAGCCGAAACCTTCGGCACGGGGTTCCGCAACCAGACGGGCTACGGGCTTTCCCCGCCGGGTGATGACAAGCTCTTCACCTGCTTCGATGTCTGCGAGCAGAGCGGACAAATGCGAT from Methylococcus geothermalis encodes:
- a CDS encoding type II toxin-antitoxin system Phd/YefM family antitoxin; its protein translation is MKTTSIADTKSHLSALLADIEAGEELVITRRGKPVARLVAEPRAEGFGWSDLRTRVAQGATPTQADGFKPGPWPKWPASAEALGLGLIVT